A region of Vitis riparia cultivar Riparia Gloire de Montpellier isolate 1030 chromosome 12, EGFV_Vit.rip_1.0, whole genome shotgun sequence DNA encodes the following proteins:
- the LOC117927359 gene encoding small ubiquitin-related modifier 1-like — MSGVANPSSQDEDKKPNDQSGHINLKVKGQDGNEVFFRIKRSTQLKKLMNAYCDRQSVDLNSIAFLFDGRRLRGEQTPDELEMEDGDEIDAMLHQTGGACV; from the exons ATGTCAGGCGTGGCGAATCCGTCTTCTCAGGACGAAGATAAGAAGCCCAACGACCAATCGGGTCACATCAATCTCAAGGTCAAGGGTCAG GATGGGAATGAAGTTTTCTTCAGGATCAAAAGAAGCACGCAGCTGAAGAAGCTCATGAATGCTTATTGTGACCGACAATCTGTGGACCTCAACTCGATTGCATTCTTGTTTGATGGTCGTCGTCTTCGGGGAGAACAAACCCCTGATGAG CTAGAAATGGAGGATGGCGACGAGATAGATGCAATGTTGCACCAAACTGGCGGTGCTTGTGTTTAA
- the LOC117926177 gene encoding AUGMIN subunit 2 isoform X1: MSMGSDTSWVGKKPLRRLGGMSDALSIAADLGFSVNPPPSQEELQNLSSTGEKGDDLIRVLRELTTVQRKIADLQVELQGRKEDKNVAHLTHVSEMEKKCETLARITAILKDVIQNKDRIIARLQQPYSLDCIPVEAEFQKQFSELLMKAASDYGALTASVADFQWTQNFKEPPSVWGEMLRPIPVALASCTRFFEAMSAMRESFATLQNLRVGNSASSLPTTPAKDPYQRIPGDSECVTPPPWRNEPSFDDLAVRSVRRQENERQEVEDENSEVGEFNEVDGTSHRRLSWPPSVKKSDGKSLY, translated from the exons ATGTCGATGGGAAGCGACACCAGCTGGGTGGGGAAGAAGCCTCTGAGACGCCTCGGAGGCATGTCCGATGCCCTCTCCATCGCTGCTGATCTTGGTTTCTCTGTTAACCCTCCTCCTTCCCAG GAAGAACTCCAGAACTTATCTAGTACTGGTGAAAAGGGTGATGACTTGATAAGGGTTTTAAGAGAACTTACCACTGTACAAAGAAAAATAGCAGATTTGCAAGTGGAACTTCAAGGTCGAAAG GAAGATAAGAATGTGGCGCATCTCACGCATGTAAGTGAAATGGAAAAGAAGTGCGAGACTTTAGCAAGGATTACTGCTATATTGAAAGATGTTATTCAAAATAAG GATCGCATTATAGCTCGTCTTCAACAACCATATTCACTAGATTGCATTCCAGTGGAAGCAGAATTTCAG AAACAATTTTCAGAATTATTGATGAAGGCTGCAAGTGATTATGGTGCCTTGACAGCATCTGTTGCAGATTTCCAATGGACTCAAAATTTCAAGGAGCCACCTTCAGTATGGGGG GAAATGCTCCGCCCAATTCCTGTTGCTTTAGCATCATGCACTCGATTCTTTGAAGCTATGTCTGCGATGAGAGAATCGTTTGCAACACTTCAAAATCTAAGGGTGGGTAACTCTGCTTCCTCCTTGCCTACAACACCTGCCAAGGATCCCTATCAAAGAATACCAGGGGATTCTGAATGCGTGACTCCACCTCCCTGGAGAAATGAACCAAGCTTTGATGATTTAGCTGTAAGGAGTGTGAGGAGgcaagaaaatgaaaggcaAGAAGTGGAGGATGAAAATAGTGAAGTGGGTGAATTTAATGAGGTTGATGGCACGAGCCACAGGAGATTGTCTTGGCCTCCTTCAGTTAAGAAGAGTG ATGGGAAAAGTCTGTACTAG
- the LOC117926511 gene encoding clathrin coat assembly protein AP180 — protein sequence MPSKLRKAIGAVKDQTSIGIAKVSNNASSLDVAVLKTTSHDEVPLDDRYVNEVLQLISTNKAYAAACAQAIAKRIGRTRNWIVALKSLMLVLRIFQDGDPYFPRDVLHVMKRGARILNLTNFRDDSNSSPWDYTAFVRTFALYLDERLDCFLTGKLQRRFARDEAEKRHGGRKLNPPVRDMKPGMLIDRITNWQRLLDRAVATRPTGPAKTNKLVQVTLYAVVQESFDLYRDISDGLALLLDSFFHLQYQSCVNAFQACVKASKQFEELSGFYSLCKSIGVGRTSEYPSVQKISDELIETLQEFLKDQAPFPSNGRAPASHLLLPAPAKNVGASSEHGEADQSEVSEPTERFSGYSTSLEDLVSVVDLGMSPSIFADQEGGFEPSEKQSQQGDFANFDDNGSVPSLSVEQRSYSAPDDLVSFYEDWPEQPKEEEKEKEASSSAEADLWEIVLVETANQATQPSHDLSNSFQNPSPMDDFFNQTAVPDQNTNPFLQALDETPVIAATTTSFFPMSPTFHATPTFSAQNLNDTEVAVQNSDDPFAAYPTAMSNEQIFNGLDNQQNVLHEQKLWLEQQNKIIAKVHSLDS from the coding sequence ATGCCGAGCAAGCTGAGGAAGGCAATCGGTGCAGTGAAAGATCAAACGAGCATTGGCATCGCAAAGGTTTCCAACAATGCCTCCAGTCTTGACGTTGCAGTGCTCAAGACCACCAGCCATGATGAAGTCCCTCTTGATGATAGATACGTAAATGAAGTTCTTCAACTCATCTCTACCAACAAGGCCTATGCTGCGGCCTGTGCCCAGGCCATCGCCAAGCGAATAGGCCGCACCCGGAATTGGATTGTGGCCCTTAAGTCCCTCATGCTGGTTCTTCGAATTTTCCAAGATGGTGACCCCTACTTCCCTAGAGATGTCCTGCATGTCATGAAGAGAGGGGCGAGGATACTGAACCTTACTAACTTCCGGGATGACTCGAATTCCAGTCCGTGGGACTACACTGCATTTGTTCGGACGTTTGCATTGTATCTGGATGAGCGACTGGACTGCTTCCTCACCGGGAAGCTTCAGCGGAGGTTTGCCCGCGATGAAGCGGAAAAGAGACATGGCGGTCGGAAGTTGAATCCACCAGTCCGGGACATGAAGCCGGGGATGCTGATCGATAGGATTACCAATTGGCAGCGGTTGCTGGATAGGGCGGTTGCCACCAGACCAACTGGTCCTGCCAAGACTAATAAGTTGGTGCAGGTGACTCTATATGCAGTTGTGCAAGAGAGCTTTGATCTTTACCGGGACATCTCTGATGGGCTAGCGCTTCTTCTTGATAGCTTCTTCCATTTGCAGTACCAGTCCTGTGTTAATGCCTTCCAGGCTTGTGTCAAGGCATCGAAACAGTTTGAAGAGCTGTCTGGCTTCTACTCTTTGTGTAAGAGCATTGGAGTTGGGAGGACTTCTGAGTATCCGAGCGTGCAGAAGATATCTGATGAGCTCATTGAAACGTTGCAGGAGTTCTTGAAAGATCAAGCTCCTTTTCCATCAAATGGGCGGGCACCGGCCTCACATTTGCTCCTGCCAGCACCGGCGAAGAACGTCGGGGCGAGTTCTGAGCACGGGGAGGCCGATCAATCGGAAGTATCAGAACCGACTGAGAGGTTTTCAGGTTATTCCACTTCATTAGAGGACTTGGTAAGTGTGGTTGATCTCGGAATGAGCCCCTCCATCTTCGCTGATCAGGAGGGTGGTTTTGAGCCGTCTGAGAAACAATCACAGCAAGGCGACTTCGCAAATTTCGACGACAATGGCTCAGTCCCTTCCCTATCCGTGGAGCAAAGATCATATTCAGCTCCAGATGATCTTGTATCGTTCTACGAAGACTGGCCAGAACagccaaaagaagaagaaaaagaaaaagaggccTCATCTTCAGCTGAAGCAGACTTGTGGGAGATTGTCTTGGTGGAGACTGCAAACCAAGCAACACAGCCATCTCACGACCTCTCCAATAGCTTCCAAAACCCGTCTCCCATGGACGATTTCTTCAACCAGACTGCAGTTCCTGATCAGAACACCAACCCATTTCTACAAGCTTTGGACGAAACGCCTGTCATTGCTGCTACTACCACAAGTTTCTTCCCAATGTCCCCAACCTTTCATGCAACTCCAACCTTTTCCGCGCAGAATCTGAACGACACGGAAGTTGCTGTGCAGAATTCGGATGACCCCTTTGCAGCATACCCCACTGCAATGAGCAATGAACAAATATTTAATGGGCTAGATAATCAACAGAATGTGCTGCATGAACAGAAGTTGTGGTTGGAGCAGCAGAATAAGATTATAGCCAAGGTACATAGCTTAGATTCATGA
- the LOC117927358 gene encoding uncharacterized protein LOC117927358 isoform X1 yields the protein MGKGEDGRCVFPLTSVQIGDLQSYLSHLSLFLAPESNKFYVLVDNQPWLREIVSRPAHIWQLMVTKSRLSPFANKARRERKEPKEMLELKGGSKSKNSKSENFQKWFTLIDAATLSRKRVLLPVKNFSSSLLLNSELHRTLYGFIVFEVAWKDVRGINYLNELQTDTSLAIEAKFMKRWEFDSIAQAAEHISSWFPGTHGDRHLLKEYLDSAIGEVFYDAEEDFLPTSPIDDNENNVCDEDNAHHNLSSDFSVYPVSMENRTGILHTPPPPTGPYKRRKLTRSIRTGVDVYSEETQSEAVDSMNHSETFCKSDCESAIEPTEYWDVLILFRFNDRDLPFKLSQIIMSDLRLLTLLESGLPSWVIFLQSYPGFCHLYRPWMCPLARALYVFISLVTVLIGFYDLYKNVPVLKATASRLCGPLFDWIESWEMISRIRYLGTMLFLHNFQKAVKWFLMMTRTTRSFISVLTQPMAEPFMELLGFILPLWNMCVQIVESFGSSVWILIDSSWNLVDDIVIVLLSPIWFILSVLWSIATSIIYPIFWVLWEILYAPIRLVLLFSNFIAFICSFICDVLGEIWQSLSGLCQLGSASRTALSTSEVSMWRSLWNDLFSQVFRAVRSILNGFVAFFTACNRHRLSIYNHIQEFIQKLYGPPQRSRPSDSRHSRRTRGSRNQSETGRKLHIS from the exons ATGGGGAAAGGCGAAGATGGTCGATGCGTGTTCCCTCTAACAAGCGTGCAGATTGG GGACCTACAATCATATCTTTCACATCTTAGCCTTTTCCTGGCCCCTGAAAGTAACAAATTCTATGTGTTGGTAGACAACCAACCATGGTTGAGAGAAATAGTTTCACGTCCTGCACACATATGGCAATTGATGGTTACTAAG TCCAGGTTGTCCCCTTTTGCAAACAAAGCCCGTAGGGAGAGAAAGGAGCCAAAAGAGATGCTTGAGTTGAAGGGTGGCTCCAAATCCAAGAATAGTAAatcagaaaattttcaaaaatggtttaCATTGATTGATGCTGCAACATTGTCTCGTAAGCGGGTTCTGCTACCCGTAAAAAATTTTAGTTCGTCTTTGCTTTTGAACAGCGAGTTGCATAGAACATTATATGGTTTTATTGTGTTTGAAGTTGCATGGAAAGATGTTCGTGGTATCAACTATTTGAATGAGCTTCAG ACTGATACATCTCTGGCTATAGAGGCTAAATTTATGAAAAGATGGGAATTTGATAGCATAGCTCAAGCTGCAGAACATATATCTTCATGGTTTCCAGGAACACATGGTGATCGGCATCTCTTGAAAGAGTATCTGGATTCTGCCATTG GAGAGGTTTTCTATGATGCTGAAGAAGATTTCTTGCCAACTAGCCCTATCGatgataatgaaaataatgtgTGTGATGAGGACAATGCACATCACAACCTCAGTAGCGATTTTAGTGTATACCCTGTTAGCATGGAAAATAGGACAGGTATACTGCATACACCACCTCCTCCCACTGGACCCTACAAAAGAAGAAAACTGACAAGGTCAATTAGGACTGGAGTTGACGTATATTCTGAGGAAACACAAAGTGAAGCTGTGGACTCAATGAATCATTCTGAGACCTTTTGTAAAAGTGATTGTGAAAGTGCCATTGAACCTACTGAGTACTGggatgttttaattttgtttaggTTCAACGACCGTGACCTCCCATTTAAATTAAGTCAAATAATTATGTCTGATTTGCGGTTGCTAACTTTACTAGAGTCCGGGCTTCCATCTTGGGTTATCTTCCTTCAGTCATATCCAGGGTTTTGCCATCTCTATCGTCCATGGATGTGTCCCTTGGCAAGAGCTTTATACGTGTTTATTTCACTCGTCACTGTTCTCATAGGGTTTTATGATTTATACAAAAATGTCCCAGTTCTCAAGGCAACTGCATCTCGCTTGTGTGGACCTCTTTTTGACTGGATAGAAAGTTGGGAGATGATATCAAGGATTAGGTACTTGGGAACAATGCTATTTCTGCATAATTTTCAGAAGGCCGTCAAATGGTTCCTAATGATGACGCGCACCACAAGGTCCTTCATTTCAGTGCTCACTCAACCCATGGCAGAGCCCTTTATGGAGCTTTTAGGTTTCATTCTACCATTGTGGAATATGTGTGTTCAAATAGTGGAGAGCTTCGGTTCATCTGTTTGGATTTTGATTGATTCTTCTTGGAACCTAGTTGATGACATTGTAATCGTTCTACTTTCTCCAATATGGTTTATCCTATCTGTTCTCTGGAGTATTG CAACTTCTATCATATACCCTATATTTTGGGTGCTTTGGGAAATCCTATATGCTCCGATTCGCCTGGTCCTATTGTTTTCCAATTTTATAGCTTTCATTTGCTCATTCATATGTGATGTGCTCGGAGAAATATGGCAATCTCTAAGTGGCCTGTGCCAGCTAGGCTCAGCATCTCGTACAGCACTGAGCACATCTGAGGTTTCCATGTGGCGTTCACTTTGGAATGACCTTTTCTCCCAG GTTTTCCGGGCTGTTAGAAGCATTTTAAATGGTTTCGTTGCCTTCTTCACAGCCTGCAACAGACATCGGCTTAG CATTTATAATCATATACAGGAGTTCATCCAAAAATTATATGGCCCACCCCAAAGGTCAAGGCCTTCAGATTCTAGACATAGTAGACGAACACGTGGAAGCCGAAATCAG TCAGAAACAGGGAGGAAACTCCACATTAGTTAA
- the LOC117926177 gene encoding AUGMIN subunit 2 isoform X2, with the protein MSMGSDTSWVGKKPLRRLGGMSDALSIAADLGFSVNPPPSQEELQNLSSTGEKGDDLIRVLRELTTVQRKIADLQVELQGRKEDKNVAHLTHVSEMEKKCETLARITAILKDVIQNKDRIIARLQQPYSLDCIPVEAEFQKQFSELLMKAASDYGALTASVADFQWTQNFKEPPSVWGEMLRPIPVALASCTRFFEAMSAMRESFATLQNLRVGNSASSLPTTPAKDPYQRIPGDSECVTPPPWRNEPSFDDLAVRSVRRQENERQEVEDENSEVGEFNEVDGTSHRRLSWPPSVKKSGM; encoded by the exons ATGTCGATGGGAAGCGACACCAGCTGGGTGGGGAAGAAGCCTCTGAGACGCCTCGGAGGCATGTCCGATGCCCTCTCCATCGCTGCTGATCTTGGTTTCTCTGTTAACCCTCCTCCTTCCCAG GAAGAACTCCAGAACTTATCTAGTACTGGTGAAAAGGGTGATGACTTGATAAGGGTTTTAAGAGAACTTACCACTGTACAAAGAAAAATAGCAGATTTGCAAGTGGAACTTCAAGGTCGAAAG GAAGATAAGAATGTGGCGCATCTCACGCATGTAAGTGAAATGGAAAAGAAGTGCGAGACTTTAGCAAGGATTACTGCTATATTGAAAGATGTTATTCAAAATAAG GATCGCATTATAGCTCGTCTTCAACAACCATATTCACTAGATTGCATTCCAGTGGAAGCAGAATTTCAG AAACAATTTTCAGAATTATTGATGAAGGCTGCAAGTGATTATGGTGCCTTGACAGCATCTGTTGCAGATTTCCAATGGACTCAAAATTTCAAGGAGCCACCTTCAGTATGGGGG GAAATGCTCCGCCCAATTCCTGTTGCTTTAGCATCATGCACTCGATTCTTTGAAGCTATGTCTGCGATGAGAGAATCGTTTGCAACACTTCAAAATCTAAGGGTGGGTAACTCTGCTTCCTCCTTGCCTACAACACCTGCCAAGGATCCCTATCAAAGAATACCAGGGGATTCTGAATGCGTGACTCCACCTCCCTGGAGAAATGAACCAAGCTTTGATGATTTAGCTGTAAGGAGTGTGAGGAGgcaagaaaatgaaaggcaAGAAGTGGAGGATGAAAATAGTGAAGTGGGTGAATTTAATGAGGTTGATGGCACGAGCCACAGGAGATTGTCTTGGCCTCCTTCAGTTAAGAAGAGTGGTATGTAG
- the LOC117927358 gene encoding uncharacterized protein LOC117927358 isoform X2 gives MLELKGGSKSKNSKSENFQKWFTLIDAATLSRKRVLLPVKNFSSSLLLNSELHRTLYGFIVFEVAWKDVRGINYLNELQTDTSLAIEAKFMKRWEFDSIAQAAEHISSWFPGTHGDRHLLKEYLDSAIGEVFYDAEEDFLPTSPIDDNENNVCDEDNAHHNLSSDFSVYPVSMENRTGILHTPPPPTGPYKRRKLTRSIRTGVDVYSEETQSEAVDSMNHSETFCKSDCESAIEPTEYWDVLILFRFNDRDLPFKLSQIIMSDLRLLTLLESGLPSWVIFLQSYPGFCHLYRPWMCPLARALYVFISLVTVLIGFYDLYKNVPVLKATASRLCGPLFDWIESWEMISRIRYLGTMLFLHNFQKAVKWFLMMTRTTRSFISVLTQPMAEPFMELLGFILPLWNMCVQIVESFGSSVWILIDSSWNLVDDIVIVLLSPIWFILSVLWSIATSIIYPIFWVLWEILYAPIRLVLLFSNFIAFICSFICDVLGEIWQSLSGLCQLGSASRTALSTSEVSMWRSLWNDLFSQVFRAVRSILNGFVAFFTACNRHRLSIYNHIQEFIQKLYGPPQRSRPSDSRHSRRTRGSRNQSETGRKLHIS, from the exons ATGCTTGAGTTGAAGGGTGGCTCCAAATCCAAGAATAGTAAatcagaaaattttcaaaaatggtttaCATTGATTGATGCTGCAACATTGTCTCGTAAGCGGGTTCTGCTACCCGTAAAAAATTTTAGTTCGTCTTTGCTTTTGAACAGCGAGTTGCATAGAACATTATATGGTTTTATTGTGTTTGAAGTTGCATGGAAAGATGTTCGTGGTATCAACTATTTGAATGAGCTTCAG ACTGATACATCTCTGGCTATAGAGGCTAAATTTATGAAAAGATGGGAATTTGATAGCATAGCTCAAGCTGCAGAACATATATCTTCATGGTTTCCAGGAACACATGGTGATCGGCATCTCTTGAAAGAGTATCTGGATTCTGCCATTG GAGAGGTTTTCTATGATGCTGAAGAAGATTTCTTGCCAACTAGCCCTATCGatgataatgaaaataatgtgTGTGATGAGGACAATGCACATCACAACCTCAGTAGCGATTTTAGTGTATACCCTGTTAGCATGGAAAATAGGACAGGTATACTGCATACACCACCTCCTCCCACTGGACCCTACAAAAGAAGAAAACTGACAAGGTCAATTAGGACTGGAGTTGACGTATATTCTGAGGAAACACAAAGTGAAGCTGTGGACTCAATGAATCATTCTGAGACCTTTTGTAAAAGTGATTGTGAAAGTGCCATTGAACCTACTGAGTACTGggatgttttaattttgtttaggTTCAACGACCGTGACCTCCCATTTAAATTAAGTCAAATAATTATGTCTGATTTGCGGTTGCTAACTTTACTAGAGTCCGGGCTTCCATCTTGGGTTATCTTCCTTCAGTCATATCCAGGGTTTTGCCATCTCTATCGTCCATGGATGTGTCCCTTGGCAAGAGCTTTATACGTGTTTATTTCACTCGTCACTGTTCTCATAGGGTTTTATGATTTATACAAAAATGTCCCAGTTCTCAAGGCAACTGCATCTCGCTTGTGTGGACCTCTTTTTGACTGGATAGAAAGTTGGGAGATGATATCAAGGATTAGGTACTTGGGAACAATGCTATTTCTGCATAATTTTCAGAAGGCCGTCAAATGGTTCCTAATGATGACGCGCACCACAAGGTCCTTCATTTCAGTGCTCACTCAACCCATGGCAGAGCCCTTTATGGAGCTTTTAGGTTTCATTCTACCATTGTGGAATATGTGTGTTCAAATAGTGGAGAGCTTCGGTTCATCTGTTTGGATTTTGATTGATTCTTCTTGGAACCTAGTTGATGACATTGTAATCGTTCTACTTTCTCCAATATGGTTTATCCTATCTGTTCTCTGGAGTATTG CAACTTCTATCATATACCCTATATTTTGGGTGCTTTGGGAAATCCTATATGCTCCGATTCGCCTGGTCCTATTGTTTTCCAATTTTATAGCTTTCATTTGCTCATTCATATGTGATGTGCTCGGAGAAATATGGCAATCTCTAAGTGGCCTGTGCCAGCTAGGCTCAGCATCTCGTACAGCACTGAGCACATCTGAGGTTTCCATGTGGCGTTCACTTTGGAATGACCTTTTCTCCCAG GTTTTCCGGGCTGTTAGAAGCATTTTAAATGGTTTCGTTGCCTTCTTCACAGCCTGCAACAGACATCGGCTTAG CATTTATAATCATATACAGGAGTTCATCCAAAAATTATATGGCCCACCCCAAAGGTCAAGGCCTTCAGATTCTAGACATAGTAGACGAACACGTGGAAGCCGAAATCAG TCAGAAACAGGGAGGAAACTCCACATTAGTTAA
- the LOC117926927 gene encoding glucan endo-1,3-beta-glucosidase 12-like: MERRALPFFLLVISIFAFADAGSIGVNYGRIANNLPSAVKVVQLLKSQGIERVKVFDTDPAVLKALGGSGIKVTVDLPNELLISAAKRQSFANTWVQKNVADHFPATKIEAIAVGNEVFVDPHNTTLSLVPALKNIHKALVKYNLHSHIKVSSPVALSALQSSYPSSAGSFRQELIEPVFKPMLEFLRQTGSYLMVNAYPFFAYEANSDVISLDYALFRENPGVVDAGNGLRYFNLFDAQIDAVFAAMSALKYNDIKMVVTETGWPSKGDENEIGASVANAAAYNGNLVRRILTGGGTPLRPKADLVVFLFALFNENKKPGPSSERNYGLFYPSEEKVYDIPFTVEGLKNYRDVQSPVTGGVRVSTPVTRGGSVSPSSSGQTWCVANGETGKEKLQAALDYACGEGQADCHPIQPGATCYDPNTLEAHASFAFNSYYQKKGRVIGTCDFQGAAYVVTQAPRFGKCEFPTGY; this comes from the exons ATGGAGCGTCGAGCATTGCCTTTCTTCCTCTTGGTTATTTCGATCTTTGCATTTGCAG ATGCGGGTTCAATTGGAGTGAACTATGGGCGAATCGCCAACAATCTGCCATCAGCAGTGAAGGTGGTACAGCTTCTGAAATCGCAGGGCATAGAGCGAGTCAAGGTCTTCGACACCGACCCGGCGGTCCTGAAGGCCCTTGGCGGATCCGGCATCAAAGTCACCGTGGATTTGCCCAATGAGCTCCTCATCTCCGCTGCCAAGCGCCAGTCATTTGCCAACACATGGGTCCAGAAGAACGTCGCCGATCACTTCCCAGCCACAAAAATCGAAGCCATTGCCGTCGGAAATGAAGTGTTCGTGGACCCACACAATACCACCCTCTCCCTCGTACCCGCCCTGAAGAACATTCATAAAGCTTTGGTCAAATACAATCTCCATTCCCATATCAAAGTCTCATCTCCCGTAGCTCTCAGCGCCCTCCAATCCTCCTACCCATCCTCAGCCGGCTCATTCCGGCAAGAACTCATCGAACCCGTGTTCAAACCCATGTTGGAGTTTCTCCGCCAAACTGGCTCTTACCTCATGGTCAATGCCTACCCCTTCTTCGCTTACGAAGCCAACTCTGACGTCATCTCTCTCGACTATGCTCTCTTCAGGGAAAACCCGGGCGTGGTCGATGCGGGTAATGGGTTGCGCTACTTCAACCTTTTCGATGCCCAAATCGACGCCGTTTTTGCAGCCATGTCCGCTCTCAAGTACAACGACATCAAAATGGTCGTCACCGAAACAGGCTGGCCCTCCAAAGGCGACGAGAACGAGATAGGCGCGAGTGTCGCCAACGCCGCCGCCTACAACGGCAACCTCGTCCGCCGAATCCTCACGGGCGGCGGCACACCACTGAGACCCAAGGCCGATCTCGTTGTCTTCTTGTTCGCGCTCTTCAATGAGAACAAAAAGCCAGGTCCTTCTTCTGAGAGAAACTATGGGCTCTTCTACCCTAGTGAAGAGAAGGTTTATGACATTCCATTTACAGTCGAGGGCTTGAAGAACTACCGGGACGTCCAGTCTCCGGTGACCGGCGGCGTGAGGGTGTCAACGCCGGTGACCAGGGGCGGAAGTGTGTCGCCGAGCTCGTCGGGGCAGACATGGTGCGTGGCGAACGGCGAAACGGGGAAGGAGAAGCTGCAAGCGGCTTTAGACTATGCCTGTGGTGAGGGACAGGCTGATTGCCATCCGATCCAGCCCGGTGCCACGTGTTACGATCCTAACACCCTTGAGGCCCACGCTTCGTTCGCCTTTAACAGCTATTATCAGAAAAAGGGTCGTGTGATTGGCACGTGTGATTTTCAAGGGGCGGCCTACGTAGTCACGCAAGCACCAA GGTTTGGGAAGTGTGAGTTCCCGACTGGATACTGA